One Kangiella geojedonensis DNA segment encodes these proteins:
- a CDS encoding amidohydrolase, with product MNIVKGILGTLILYGTTFAASAADMIVHNAKITTYDGKEYTAFSVEDGRFKNLSTSSQELLGKATKDTIIINAQQKRVIPGINDSHLHVVRGGRFYNLETRWEGIDSLAQGIDMIRQQAERTPKGQWVRVIGGWSPYQFKEKRMPTPNELTKAAPDTPVFVLHLYSGGVLNKKALDVLNITKDTVAPKGSRYERDSEGNPTGRLIADPNPMILYKTIAALPHMTQQEQMNSSRQYYRKLLSLGVTSVIDAGGGGHVFPENYQASTALAATGELPIRVSNYLFPQKPEQEMKSFMDWMSNYRSNQNLHLHMNDGYVIEGGGELLAWKASDYENFTSSRPELHVDAEKELEQVVRLHLLQKWPFRLHATYNESIDRMLDLFEKIHKTQPLNSVRWVLDHAETISDKNLTRVKSLGGAIAVQGRMAFAGEDFLARYGKTQTERTPPIKKMIEMGIPVGLGTDGTRVSSFNPWATYYWAVSGKTVGDTQLYNKENILDRITALKLFTSRSAYFSGEELVKGQIKEGMYADFSILNHDILNVNEKYLLKTQSILTVVDGKIRFTDEESFPEFHISQDKALPEWSPVNHFD from the coding sequence ATGAATATTGTCAAAGGAATTCTAGGTACACTGATTTTATATGGTACGACATTCGCTGCTTCAGCTGCTGATATGATCGTTCACAACGCAAAAATAACCACATATGATGGTAAAGAGTACACAGCATTTTCTGTCGAAGATGGTCGATTTAAAAACTTAAGCACGAGCAGTCAAGAGTTACTCGGCAAAGCAACAAAAGACACCATCATTATTAATGCGCAGCAAAAACGCGTTATTCCAGGAATTAATGACTCACACTTGCATGTCGTACGCGGTGGTAGGTTTTATAACCTTGAAACAAGGTGGGAAGGAATTGACTCGCTGGCACAAGGTATTGATATGATCAGACAACAGGCAGAGCGAACACCAAAGGGACAGTGGGTACGTGTCATTGGTGGTTGGAGTCCATACCAATTTAAAGAAAAGCGTATGCCGACTCCTAATGAGTTGACTAAAGCTGCACCTGACACACCAGTTTTTGTTTTACACCTTTACTCGGGCGGCGTGCTAAATAAAAAAGCTTTAGACGTTTTAAATATCACTAAAGATACTGTTGCCCCCAAAGGCAGTCGTTATGAAAGAGATTCTGAGGGCAACCCCACTGGGCGCTTAATTGCAGATCCTAATCCAATGATTCTGTATAAGACGATTGCAGCACTGCCACACATGACGCAACAGGAACAAATGAATTCTAGTCGTCAGTATTACCGAAAACTTCTGAGCCTGGGCGTTACCAGTGTCATCGATGCAGGTGGCGGAGGGCATGTCTTTCCTGAAAACTACCAAGCATCAACAGCGCTTGCCGCAACAGGTGAATTGCCGATTAGAGTGTCTAACTATTTATTCCCGCAAAAGCCTGAGCAGGAGATGAAAAGCTTTATGGATTGGATGAGTAATTATCGTAGCAATCAAAACCTGCACCTCCATATGAATGACGGTTACGTTATTGAGGGCGGGGGAGAACTCCTTGCTTGGAAAGCCTCCGATTATGAAAACTTCACGTCAAGCCGACCAGAACTGCATGTGGATGCGGAAAAAGAGCTTGAGCAAGTAGTACGTTTACATTTACTGCAAAAATGGCCTTTTAGATTACATGCGACTTACAATGAATCAATAGACCGAATGCTTGACCTTTTTGAGAAAATCCACAAAACACAACCTTTAAACTCCGTCCGTTGGGTTTTGGATCATGCCGAAACGATTTCTGATAAAAACTTAACGAGAGTTAAATCTTTAGGTGGAGCTATTGCAGTTCAAGGGAGAATGGCTTTTGCTGGCGAAGACTTCCTTGCTCGATATGGTAAAACGCAAACCGAAAGAACACCTCCTATTAAGAAAATGATTGAAATGGGTATACCTGTGGGACTTGGTACTGACGGTACTCGTGTCTCAAGTTTTAATCCTTGGGCAACTTATTACTGGGCGGTTTCAGGTAAAACGGTTGGTGATACACAGCTATATAATAAGGAGAATATTTTAGACAGAATAACTGCATTGAAGTTATTCACGTCTCGCAGTGCATATTTCTCTGGAGAAGAGCTTGTTAAAGGACAAATAAAGGAAGGGATGTATGCAGACTTTTCAATCCTAAACCACGACATTTTAAATGTTAATGAAAAGTACTTGCTTAAGACTCAGTCTATACTGACAGTTGTGGACGGAAAAATCCGTTTTACTGATGAGGAGTCATTTCCAGAGTTTCACATCTCACAAGACAAAGCTTTACCAGAATGGTCTCCCGTGAATCATTTTGACTGA
- a CDS encoding hydrolase: MFNLSKKLLKAITGASLILAASSPSFAGSPAKSLLTPDNHALILIDHQPQMAFATKSHDIVELRNNVTGLAKSAKAFNVPTILTTVAEKSFSGPLFPELKAVFPKQTPIDRTTMNTWEDDRVTKKFKSYKKDKLVIAALWTEVCGVGPVLSAIEDGYEVYFVTDASGGVSKEAHDMAVQRMIQAGARPITWIQYLLELQRDWARGETYKAVTDIAKEHGGGYGLGIIYAKEMFNAKEGK, encoded by the coding sequence ATGTTTAACTTAAGTAAAAAATTACTGAAAGCAATCACTGGAGCTTCACTAATCTTAGCTGCAAGCTCGCCTTCTTTTGCAGGTTCTCCAGCTAAAAGTTTATTAACGCCTGATAACCATGCGCTAATTTTGATTGATCACCAACCACAAATGGCATTTGCAACCAAGTCACATGACATTGTTGAGCTAAGAAACAACGTAACGGGGCTCGCAAAATCTGCTAAGGCTTTTAATGTACCAACGATTTTAACGACCGTTGCAGAAAAATCTTTTAGCGGACCTCTTTTCCCAGAACTTAAAGCGGTTTTTCCAAAACAAACACCCATTGATCGTACAACGATGAATACTTGGGAAGATGACCGTGTAACTAAGAAGTTTAAAAGCTACAAGAAAGACAAGCTCGTTATAGCTGCACTTTGGACTGAGGTTTGTGGTGTGGGCCCTGTACTTTCTGCTATTGAAGATGGGTATGAAGTTTATTTTGTCACTGATGCGTCAGGCGGTGTAAGTAAAGAAGCGCACGATATGGCAGTTCAAAGAATGATTCAAGCAGGAGCACGACCAATAACTTGGATTCAATATTTGCTAGAACTTCAACGCGATTGGGCTAGAGGAGAAACCTATAAAGCCGTTACTGATATCGCAAAAGAACACGGCGGCGGCTACGGTCTAGGAATCATCTACGCTAAAGAAATGTTTAATGCAAAAGAGGGTAAGTAA